A region of Homo sapiens chromosome X, GRCh38.p14 Primary Assembly DNA encodes the following proteins:
- the SUPT20HL1 gene encoding transcription factor SPT20 homolog-like 1 produces the protein MDRDLEQALDRAENIIEIAQQRPPRRRYSPRAGKTLQEKLYDIYVEECGKEPEDPQELRSNVNLLEKLVRRESLPCLLVNLYPGNQGYSVMLQREDGSFAETIRLPYEERALLDYLDAEELPPALGDVLDKASVNIFHSGCVIVEVRDYRQSSNMQPPGYQSRHILLRPTMQTLAHDVKMMTRDGQKWSQEDKLQLESQLILATAEPLCLDPSVAVACTANRLLYNKQKMNTDPMKRCLQRYSWPSVKPQQEQSDCPPPPELRVSTSGQKEERKVGQPCELNIAKAGSCVDTWKGRPCDLAVPSEVDVEKLAKGYQSVTAADPQLPVWPAQEVEDPFGFALEAGCQAWDTKPSIMQSFNDPLLCGKIRPRKKARQKSQKSPWQPFPDDHSACLRPGSETDAGRAVSQAQESVQSKVKGPGKMSHSSSGPASVSQLSSWKTPEQPDPVWVQSSVSGKGEKHPPPRTQLPSSSGKISSGNSFPPQQAGSPLKRPFSAAAAIAAAAAAAAAAAAAAAAAAPAPALAAAAAPALAAAAAPALAAAAAPAPAPAAAPAVAAAPAAAASAAPSHSQKPSVPLIQASRPCPAAQPPTKFIKIAPAIQLRTGSTGLKAINVEGPVQGAQALGSSFKPVQAPGSGAPAPAGISGSDLQSSGGPLPDARPGAVQASSPAPLQFFLNTPEGLRPLTLLQVPQGSAVLTGPQQQSHQLVSLQQLQQPTAAHPPQPGPQGSALGLSTQGQAFPAQQLLKVNPTRARSGLQPQPQPAVLSLLGSAQVPQQGVQLPSVLRQQQPQPQPPKLQLQPQWQPKPRQEQPQSQQQQPQHIQLQTQQLRVLQQPQHIQLQTQQLRVLQQPVFLATGAVQIVQPHPGVQVGSQLVDQRKEGKPTPPAP, from the coding sequence ATGGATCGAGATTTAGAACAGGCTCTGGATCGCGCAGAGAATATCATTGAAATTGCCCAACAGAGACCTCCTAGAAGGAGATACTCACCTAGGGCGGGAAAAACTCTGCAGGAAAAACTTTATGACATTTATGTTGAAGAATGTGGAAAAGAGCCTGAGGATCCTCAGGAATTGAGAAGCAATGTAAACTTGTTAGAAAAGCTTGTTAGGAGAGAGTCCTTGCCATGTTTACTGGTCAATCTATACCCAGGCAATCAGGGGTATTCTGTGATGCTCCAGAGAGAAGATGGGTCCTTTGCAGAGACCATTCGGCTGCCTTATGAAGAAAGGGCATTGCTGGACTACTTGGATGCAGAAGAATTACCCCCTGCTTTGGGTGATGTCCTGGATAAAGCTTCGGTTAACATTTTTCATAGTGGGTGTGTCATAGTAGAAGTTCGTGACTACAGGCAGTCCAGTAATATGCAACCTCCTGGTTACCAAAGCAGGCATATTCTTCTACGTCCAACGATGCAGACTTTAGCCCATGATGTGAAGATGATGACAAGAGATGGCCAGAAATGGAGCCAGGAAGACAAGCTTCAGCTTGAGAGCCAGCTGATCTTAGCGACAGCTGAACCACTGTGTCTTGATCCTTCTGTAGCAGTTGCCTGCACTGCAAACAGGCTGCTGTACAACAAGCAAAAGATGAATACCGACCCGATGAAACGGTGCCTCCAGAGGTATTCGTGGCCCTCTGTAAAGCCACAGCAGGAGCAGTCTGACTGTCCACCTCCTCCTGAGCTGAGAGTGTCGACTTCTggccaaaaagaagaaagaaaagtaggtcAGCCTTGTGAGCTGAACATTGCTAAAGCAGGAAGTTGTGTAGACACGTGGAAAGGCAGACCCTGTGATTTGGCCGTGCCTTCAGaagtggatgtggagaaacttGCTAAAGGGTATCAGTCCGTCACAGCTGCTGACCCACAGCTCCCAGTCTGGccagcccaggaggtagaagacCCTTTTGGATTTGCGTTGGAAGCTGGCTGTCAGGCCTGGGACACCAAGCCAAGCATCATGCAGTCGTTTAATGATCCGCTTCTCTGTGGTAAAATACGGCCACGTAAAAAAGCCAGGCAGAAGAGCCAGAAGTCTCCCTGGCAGCCCTTCCCAGATGACCATTCAGCTTGTCTCAGGCCTGGGTCAGAGACTGATGCTGGGAGGGCAGTGAGTCAGGCCCAGGAATCGGTGCAGAGCAAAGTCAAAGGTCCAGGCAAGATGTCACACAGCTCCAGTGGCCCAGCCAGTGTCAGTCAGCTCTCTTCATGGAAAACACCAGAACAGCCTGATCCTGTGTGGGTCCAGTCTTCAGTATcggggaagggagagaaacatCCACCTCCCCGCACCCAACTTCCCTCAAGCTCAGGAAAGATTTCCTCAGGTAACAGTTTTCCCCCACAACAGGCAGGCAGCCCTCTTAAgcgtccattttctgctgctgctgctattgctgctgctgctgctgctgctgctgctgctgctgctgctgctgctgctgctgctcctgctcctgctctagctgctgctgctgctcctgctctagctgctgctgctgctcctgctctagctgctgctgctgctcctgctcctgctcctgccgcTGCTCCTGCTGtagctgctgctcctgctgctgctgcttctgcggCACCAAGTCATTCTCAGAAGCCCTCTGTGCCTCTCATTCAAGCTAGCAGGCCCTGTCCAGCTGCCCAGCCCCCCACCAAATTCATAAAAATAGCGCCAGCCATTCAGTTGAGGACAGGCTCCACTGGCCTAAAGGCCATCAATGTGGAGGGCCCAGTCCAGGGAGCCCAGGCTTTGGGGAGCAGTTTCAAGCCTGTGCAGGCCCCTGGCTCGGGTGCCCCCGCTCCTGCAGGAATCAGTGGCAGTGACCTTCAGTCCTCAGGAGGTCCACTACCAGATGCAAGGCCCGGTGCAGTGCAGGCATCTTCTCCAGCACCCCTTCAGTTTTTCCTAAATACTCCGGAAGGTCTCAGGCCTCTGACACTCCTCCAGGTTCCGCAGGGCTCGGCGGTTCTGACCGGCCCGCAGCAGCAGTCCCATCAGCTGGTTTCCCTGCAGCAGCTCCAGCAGCCCACAGCTGCTCATCCTCCTCAGCCAGGGCCACAGGGTTCCGCACTAGGTTTGAGCACGCAAGGGCAGGCCTTCCCTGCTCAGCAACTTCTTAAGGTGAACCCCACTAGAGCCAGAAGTGGtctgcagccccagccccagcctgctgTGTTGAGTCTGCTTGGCTCTGCCCAGGTTCCTCAGCAGGGTGTCCAGCTCCCCTCTGTCTTGAggcagcagcagccacagccacagccgcCGAAGCTGCAACTGCAACCGCAGTGGCAGCCAAAGCCACGGCAGGAGCAGCCACAGtcgcagcagcagcagccgcagCATATCCAGCTCCAGACTCAGCAGTTGAGAGTCTTGCAGCAGCCGCAGCATATCCAGCTCCAGACTCAGCAGTTGAGAGTCCTGCAGCAGCCAGTGTTTTTGGCAACAGGCGCTGTTCAGATAGTGCAGCCACATCCAGGTGTGCAAGTAGGGAGCCAGTTGGTAGATCAGAGGAAGGAAGGCAAGCCAACCCCTCCAGCGCCCTGA